The following coding sequences lie in one Brevibacterium marinum genomic window:
- a CDS encoding trans-sulfuration enzyme family protein, whose protein sequence is MSITQNGISTRSVHSGADPESHTGSVVAPIFQTSTFMMDTPGRTRAGFDYARTGTPNRSDLEQVLCELENASFAAAVNSGTSAEVAIFSALLGPGDEIIIPRDIYGGTYRLLVNEYERWGVSIRTVDLTDTEALAAAISERTAIVWVETPSNPGLDIVDIEETARLAHANDAVLAVDSTFATPILQRPIELGADVVIHSTTKFINGHSDVIGGAVLAGDGSTCPRAAEAVPRLESHLASVGLGIAPFDAWLTRRGIKTLPVRMAKHCENAQAVAQWLENRPEIAEVYYPGLPSHPGHEVAKKQMSGFGGVVSFRTDTEERALSLVQSTELITLAESLGGVESLIDHPATMTHLAIADCELSVSPTFIRLSLGIEDIADILADLDSALATTTRAPDANAPDVNPSPSLPNHPFAAV, encoded by the coding sequence ATGAGCATCACCCAGAACGGAATCTCGACCCGCTCTGTGCATTCGGGCGCCGACCCCGAATCTCACACCGGTTCGGTCGTCGCCCCGATCTTCCAGACCTCGACCTTCATGATGGACACCCCGGGCCGGACACGCGCCGGCTTCGACTATGCGCGCACCGGGACCCCGAACCGCAGCGACCTCGAGCAGGTGCTGTGCGAACTCGAGAACGCGAGCTTCGCAGCAGCGGTGAATTCGGGCACCTCGGCGGAGGTCGCCATCTTCTCCGCACTGCTGGGTCCCGGCGACGAGATCATCATCCCCCGCGACATCTACGGCGGCACCTACCGGCTGCTGGTCAACGAATACGAGCGCTGGGGTGTCAGCATCCGCACCGTCGACCTCACCGACACCGAGGCGCTGGCGGCCGCGATCTCGGAGCGGACCGCAATCGTGTGGGTCGAGACCCCGAGCAACCCCGGGCTCGACATCGTCGACATCGAGGAGACGGCCAGGCTGGCGCACGCCAACGATGCGGTCCTCGCCGTCGACTCCACCTTCGCCACCCCCATCCTCCAGCGCCCGATCGAGCTCGGGGCCGATGTCGTCATCCACTCGACGACGAAGTTCATCAACGGCCACTCCGATGTCATCGGCGGTGCCGTCCTCGCCGGTGACGGCTCGACCTGTCCCCGTGCCGCCGAGGCTGTTCCTCGTCTCGAGTCCCACCTGGCATCCGTGGGGTTGGGCATCGCCCCGTTCGACGCCTGGCTGACGCGCCGCGGCATCAAGACCCTGCCGGTGCGCATGGCCAAGCACTGCGAGAACGCGCAGGCCGTGGCGCAGTGGCTGGAGAACCGTCCCGAGATCGCCGAGGTGTACTACCCCGGGCTGCCCTCGCACCCCGGTCACGAGGTCGCGAAGAAGCAGATGAGCGGCTTCGGGGGAGTCGTGTCATTTCGCACCGACACCGAGGAGCGCGCTCTGTCGCTGGTTCAGAGCACGGAACTCATCACCCTGGCCGAATCGCTCGGCGGCGTCGAGTCCCTCATCGACCACCCGGCGACCATGACCCACCTGGCCATTGCCGACTGCGAACTCAGCGTCTCACCGACATTCATCCGCCTGTCCCTGGGCATCGAAGACATCGCCGACATCCTTGCCGACCTCGACTCCGCGCTTGCCACGACGACGCGGGCTCCGGATGCGAACGCTCCGGATGTGAACCCCTCACCGTCACTCCCGAATCACCCCTTTGCAGCGGTATGA
- a CDS encoding SDR family oxidoreductase, translated as MQITVYGATGTFGRRLVTHLRQRGHSVIAAHRGIGVDTYAGEGVTEAAVGSDVLVDCVNHMTNNRHKALDFFSRSSRSIALAAAENPGAAMACLSIAFRPEVAESRLLGYYQGKDLQERVYRRLVPADQLLMFRSTQWFELVESMTFTAGPVAFVPRMRVQALAADEAARMMAEAVDAGERGTVEVAGPEISDFPTIAGRIAAATVNADSAVSAGARVSRVPTIVPIPLPGPVSANGLIPDAPRRSTVTVDDWLRRR; from the coding sequence ATGCAGATCACCGTCTATGGAGCCACCGGAACCTTCGGCCGTCGGCTCGTGACCCACCTGCGTCAACGCGGCCACTCGGTGATCGCCGCCCACCGCGGCATCGGGGTCGACACCTATGCCGGAGAGGGAGTCACCGAGGCCGCCGTTGGCAGCGATGTCCTCGTCGACTGCGTCAACCACATGACGAACAATAGGCACAAGGCACTCGACTTCTTCTCACGCAGTTCACGCTCGATCGCCCTGGCCGCGGCGGAGAACCCGGGTGCGGCCATGGCCTGCCTGTCCATTGCGTTCCGACCAGAGGTCGCCGAGTCCAGACTGCTCGGCTACTATCAGGGCAAGGACCTGCAGGAGCGGGTCTATCGCAGGCTGGTTCCCGCCGACCAGCTGCTGATGTTCCGGTCGACCCAGTGGTTCGAGCTCGTCGAATCGATGACGTTCACCGCCGGTCCGGTGGCCTTCGTGCCGCGGATGCGGGTCCAGGCGCTGGCGGCGGACGAGGCTGCTCGGATGATGGCCGAAGCCGTCGACGCAGGTGAACGCGGCACCGTCGAAGTCGCCGGCCCCGAAATCAGTGACTTCCCGACGATCGCCGGCAGGATCGCTGCCGCGACGGTGAATGCCGATTCTGCCGTGAGTGCCGGTGCGCGCGTGTCACGTGTGCCCACGATCGTGCCCATTCCGCTCCCCGGCCCGGTGTCGGCCAACGGGCTCATCCCCGATGCGCCGAGGCGCTCCACCGTCACCGTCGACGATTGGCTGCGCCGCCGCTGA
- a CDS encoding sensor histidine kinase, with translation MSENTPENPQGSEPQGADSPDFETPDEQKSFSAESIVNAPPTSEVAETSHDSTDDDSSEQANGAFDSAPMATEAGQFRTAPMDMDLPFRPGAEIGHGADFSPGTDQRFGSGGHQQPPASDYPTQQYTQAYPQTSAVNANSPQGHPEQVPHQSAPPQQVPGPQPTQAFPPGHQQHGHPGQPGPPQAAGHSQPAGHPGQPVPPQGGGHPQPAGPPQPAGGPQPAYPQQPGSAPRTHPNHAVNAQMPMQPMRPPRRKKPSPEHVTSAPVTGAMPLTREEVTEVPADGPIEWPQKRVGIVGVANLVLSAVMAVIWAWIPLGLLFTGFGGIFALGLGVLALVVWVIIQQGANVFERYRAELIYGDRIPVPKIERSTRESGFGRFFHNRWLHVKSGSFWRSTAHHYVKMLLGAVIVAGTIAGICGAIIGVFSAINPEGITNFFFRGTTGGLGRTGVAIGSLIVFASSVAILWFAPYLDRALDRSLLAPARTAALQAEVTDLDRARMAGIEAAGAERLRIERDLHDGAQPRLVALSMTLGMAKSKIDKDPERAKELVSEAHAEAKGIVNELRQLARGIHPAVLTDRGLDAAVSALAGRSTIPVEVDVRLAGRIDREAEAVAYFVVAECLANIAKHSGATHARVFVAPIETGIQIVVTDNGHGGARIDRSGRHTGIAGLVDRVEAARGTLNLTSPAGGPTTVVVEVPCAS, from the coding sequence ATGAGTGAGAACACCCCCGAGAACCCACAAGGATCGGAGCCGCAGGGCGCCGATTCCCCGGACTTCGAGACACCGGACGAACAGAAGTCGTTCAGTGCCGAGTCAATCGTCAATGCGCCGCCGACCTCGGAAGTGGCCGAGACTTCGCATGACTCGACCGATGACGATTCGAGCGAGCAGGCGAACGGCGCCTTCGACAGCGCGCCGATGGCGACGGAGGCCGGACAGTTCCGGACCGCGCCGATGGACATGGACCTCCCCTTCCGCCCTGGTGCCGAGATCGGCCACGGCGCCGACTTCAGTCCCGGCACCGATCAGCGATTCGGATCGGGTGGACATCAGCAGCCGCCGGCAAGCGACTACCCGACGCAGCAGTACACCCAGGCATATCCCCAGACCTCTGCGGTGAATGCGAACTCCCCTCAGGGGCACCCGGAGCAGGTGCCCCATCAGTCGGCACCCCCACAGCAAGTACCCGGACCCCAGCCCACCCAAGCATTCCCGCCCGGCCACCAGCAGCACGGCCACCCGGGCCAGCCCGGTCCGCCGCAAGCCGCCGGTCACTCCCAGCCCGCCGGTCACCCGGGCCAGCCTGTTCCTCCGCAAGGCGGCGGCCACCCCCAGCCCGCCGGCCCTCCACAGCCCGCCGGCGGCCCTCAACCCGCCTACCCCCAGCAGCCCGGCAGCGCTCCCCGCACCCACCCGAACCACGCTGTCAACGCTCAGATGCCGATGCAGCCGATGCGGCCACCTCGGCGGAAGAAGCCGAGTCCGGAACACGTCACCTCCGCACCCGTGACGGGCGCGATGCCGCTGACGCGCGAGGAGGTCACGGAGGTCCCCGCCGACGGCCCGATCGAATGGCCGCAGAAGCGAGTCGGGATCGTCGGAGTCGCGAACCTCGTGCTCTCTGCCGTGATGGCGGTGATCTGGGCCTGGATTCCCCTCGGACTGCTGTTCACCGGCTTCGGCGGTATCTTCGCCCTCGGCCTCGGCGTGCTCGCTCTCGTCGTCTGGGTCATCATCCAACAGGGCGCGAACGTCTTCGAACGCTACCGAGCCGAACTCATCTACGGCGACCGGATACCGGTCCCGAAGATCGAACGCAGCACCCGCGAATCGGGCTTCGGCCGGTTCTTCCACAACCGCTGGCTGCACGTGAAGTCCGGTTCCTTCTGGCGCTCGACGGCCCACCATTACGTGAAGATGCTGCTCGGCGCGGTCATCGTCGCCGGCACCATCGCCGGCATCTGCGGTGCCATCATCGGCGTCTTCAGCGCCATCAACCCTGAGGGCATCACCAACTTCTTCTTCCGTGGGACCACCGGCGGGCTGGGGCGCACCGGCGTCGCCATCGGCTCTCTCATCGTCTTCGCCAGCTCGGTGGCGATCCTGTGGTTCGCCCCGTACCTCGACAGGGCACTGGACCGCAGCCTGCTGGCACCGGCACGCACGGCTGCCCTGCAGGCCGAGGTCACCGATCTCGACCGTGCCCGCATGGCCGGGATCGAAGCGGCGGGTGCGGAGCGACTGCGCATCGAACGCGACCTCCACGACGGAGCCCAGCCACGCCTCGTCGCCCTGAGCATGACCCTGGGCATGGCGAAGTCGAAGATCGACAAGGATCCCGAACGCGCCAAAGAGCTCGTCTCCGAGGCCCACGCCGAGGCGAAGGGCATCGTCAACGAACTCCGCCAACTGGCACGCGGGATCCACCCTGCCGTGCTCACCGACCGCGGCCTCGATGCGGCCGTGTCCGCCCTGGCAGGACGCTCAACGATCCCCGTCGAGGTCGACGTCCGCCTGGCCGGACGCATCGATCGAGAGGCCGAAGCCGTGGCTTACTTCGTCGTCGCCGAGTGCCTGGCGAACATCGCCAAACACTCGGGTGCGACACATGCCCGCGTCTTCGTCGCCCCGATCGAGACGGGGATCCAGATCGTCGTCACCGACAACGGCCACGGCGGTGCACGCATCGATCGTTCGGGTCGTCACACCGGGATCGCCGGATTGGTCGATCGCGTCGAAGCCGCTCGTGGGACACTGAACCTGACCAGCCCCGCAGGTGGGCCAACTACTGTCGTTGTGGAGGTGCCATGCGCATCGTAA
- a CDS encoding response regulator transcription factor: MRIVIAEDSAILRAGLERLLVDAGHEVIAAVPDANELLATVHSTPPDLAVIDVRMPPTFTDEGVRAAVLIRKQNPDVKVLVFSQYVEEQYASELIAENTGGFGYLLKDRVADVEDFLAAVDEVAAGGTVLDPEVVSQILVRTRKKDGLSTLSPRELEVLQLMAEGKSNAAIARILYLSAGAVEKHISSVFTKFGLTADTSDNRRILAVLTFLGA; the protein is encoded by the coding sequence ATGCGCATCGTAATTGCCGAAGACTCTGCGATCTTGCGAGCTGGACTCGAGAGGCTTCTGGTCGATGCCGGCCACGAGGTGATCGCCGCGGTCCCCGATGCCAATGAGCTCCTCGCAACAGTCCACAGCACCCCGCCCGACCTCGCCGTCATCGACGTGCGCATGCCGCCGACGTTCACCGATGAAGGCGTCCGCGCCGCCGTGCTCATCCGCAAACAGAACCCGGATGTCAAGGTGCTCGTGTTCAGCCAGTATGTGGAGGAGCAGTACGCGTCCGAACTCATCGCGGAGAACACCGGTGGCTTCGGATATCTGCTCAAGGACCGAGTCGCCGATGTCGAGGACTTCCTCGCCGCCGTCGACGAGGTCGCCGCCGGTGGCACGGTCCTCGACCCCGAGGTCGTCTCGCAGATCCTCGTGCGCACACGCAAGAAGGACGGGCTCTCAACCCTGAGCCCCCGCGAACTCGAAGTCCTCCAGCTCATGGCCGAGGGTAAATCGAATGCCGCGATCGCCCGCATCCTCTACCTCAGCGCGGGAGCGGTTGAGAAGCACATCAGCTCGGTCTTCACCAAGTTCGGCCTCACCGCCGACACCTCTGACAATCGACGAATCCTTGCCGTCCTCACATTCCTCGGAGCATAG